A segment of the Cutaneotrichosporon cavernicola HIS019 DNA, chromosome: 6 genome:
GCCGCAAGAAGCGGGGGTACAGCGTCATGCCGTCGAAGCTGTCCACGCGGATCTTCGTGCCGCTAACATTGGCTGGTGGCGAGTCCCACCCGTCTGCCCCGGCGCTCTCAATCTCGAACACTTCGCGTCCGCGGCCGGGCCGGATCGCGAAATCGTACACGCCCGGCCGCGCCTTGAACTGGAAGTAGCCGAGGTTGGCCATGACCTGTGTGTCGCTCATGGTCTCGTTGGCAGTCGAGAGCTGGAGCTGCAgaccgcgcggcgcgatcgaggcggcctcgcgcgcatgCCCGTCAACCACTAGGAGCTTGAGGTCAAATGCCACTGTtgttggagaggagagggtcGAGAGCAGGATGTTGTCCAGGTCGAGCGGGGAGTCTTTGGGGCTCACGATCCACGACGGGCTCACTTCCATCCCCAAAGTGTAGATGGGGGTTGAAGGGAGACCATGGAATGTCGGGGCGGGGAGAACCTCGTTGCCGTCCACGTCGAAGGTTAGGCAGGTGCGGAGGGCGGAGCGGTAGAACCGCTTCACCTTGAAGTCGTCCATCTGGATGTCTGGGTCGAGCCAGACTGTGGTTGACACGCTGTCGAGCGACGAAATCCACTGGATGAGTGCCGACCATCtctgcgcctcctcggacACGGGGTCCAgcaccgccgcgacgcgcaCAAGCGCGCCGTCCTTGTTACCGACCGAGAACGAGCTGTCGTCAGTTGTCATTCCTCCCTAAAGCCCAcatctcgccctcgtcgatgcTCTCGTAGCtgcgcgaccgcgagggCTGCTGCTGGATCCAGATGCCCTCAGAGCCGTGCGGGGTGTATGCGGCAGCAATgaccgacgacgcgaccgcgaccaTGTCCGCGAAGTGGTCCCTGCGGTGAGCTGTGATCAGAGTCTATTAACTCACCTTGACATGTCGGCGTCTGCGAAGTAAGTCTTGAGGAGACTCACGACAGGCTGCACACGCTTGCGCAGCTCATacgcctcgagcgcgacaaaGTCCTCCGCCGTGAACTGCTGGACTGAAAGCACGCGGCCGTTGACCAGCAAACCCAACCCCTTGAGACcgagcacgtcggcgacctGCGACCCGACGGTTTCCCAGAACCGGGCGGCGAGAGCCGTGTCCGGGCCGCTCCagccctcctccacgaAGGAGTTGAGCGGCGCGTTGGGGTCGGCGTTAGCGCGGATctctcccacctccacaaGGTTAGTGCGGATAcgcgcgacctcctccatcaTGTCAAGCAAGTCCCCGGCCTTGACGGAGctgtcctccttggcggtCAGCTGGAAGAGGACGGTGCTGAGGCGCGGACCGGGGAGGTTCTTGGACGCCTCGTTGGGGACGTGTACGAAGGAGACACGGGTGGCGCTACCTTCCCGATCGATGTTTCGCAGCGCACCCTCGAGCAAGGCGTGGCCGTCTTTGCTGTCCAGGTCGCCGACGATCCagatggagagaggggTAGCCCTGGTGGCCTCCTTGGGATAGATGAACTGCTTGGCCagcaccgccgcctcgtcctcgaacaCGTCGAGCACGCTCACTGCGCGCAGCTCGTTGTCCGGCGACGGGAGGATGACCTTGTTCCGCCGCTTTCCCGTCGTTGGGAGGTCGTAAAAGAACGTGCTTATCGACTCCTGGGTTGGGCCCTCGTCGTTCCGGATCGACTCCTGGAGGTACACGAGCTGCGAGCTGATAACCTGCTGCAGCTGCATCGTCCATTGCTGCGGTCAGCTGACTACAAACATCATCGCTCACATGCTGCATCGCCGAGTGGATGCCGTTGACGAAGAGGTGTCCGGTCGCTGAGTCGGCGGACATAGCTcccaggcgctcgaggtacGCCTTGGTGGTGttgaggcgctcgccgagctcgggcgacgcgaggacctcgtcaaAGCTCAGTACCTCTTCACCCTCCTGCTTGGCCTGGTTGTACATGCCGTCGTAGAGCTGGcggacgacgccgagatcgacggTCTTGGTCTTGGTGTCCTGGTTGGACATGACAATGGCGGTGATCAGCTGCAGCGCGGACATCGAGCCCTGCGTGTCCGCGAGGTAGTAGAACACGCGCGCCATCTGTGCGGAGGGGCCGTCAAGTGTATCAAACATCGGTACGACGCCCATGTGGATAGGCAGGTTGCgctggacgagctgggAGATTGAACTGGCGAGCATCTCGGCGCCACGCATGCTCGCCAAGTCGAGCACGGAGATGGCGTTCCAAGCGTTCAGCCGCACATAGTGCAGCTGGCCGGGGTGGATGGGGCGGAGGAACTGGGGTTAACTCTCCCACAGCGGTAGACATACGGATTGTACAGTGTTTGGCCAGCGCGAGTACGTGAtgtccttctcgaggtcgttgaggaagacgaccacgccgccgccttcaGGGCGGTCGCTGGCGTCCAcgaggccctcgagcgGGTCAACCTCGgtggccgcctcgccgacgatCGGGTCCGATATTAGCTCGTATGCGTGCTTCGGGGACAGCCCGATTGCCATGAGCGACTTGATCCAGTGGCGCTCACGTCGCACAATCGAGAGGAGGCTGAACGCGTTCATGTCGCGGTCTTGCACCGCCCGCCCGTTAATGTATAGCGCCGGGCCGAGGGGGTGCTTGAACCCCAGGCGGAAGACGCGGGATCGGATGGCCTGCggcacctcgaccttgcgcgcgagcgccgcggcaTACTTGGGAATGTcctgggcgagggcgacgaaCGCAGCCATAGGGTCAGACGCGGCCTTGATCAGAGCCGTCGCCGCGACACCGATATCTGGCGTCAGCCGGTGGTGGGAAgtgagagggagaggaggaggggaaaAGAGGTTTGTTGGGTATGGGGAAGACCAGGCTCACTCTTAATCTCGGGCTTCGTCAACGGCGGCTCACTCCAGGGATCCTTCCCGAGCACACTTTCGAAGCGATCCTTCTCCACATACATCCCTTCATCCCCCGTCCCGACGGTCTGGCGATCATCCACCACGAGGTAGTCTGTCTTCTTGAGCGCCATTTCGACGCCGTAGCCAGACAACTTTgtcctctcccctccctcttgGGAGGTGTACCGGACGGCATAGGAGAAGGTCGGATGCGCCGTATAAAACTCGTCCAGGACCTCCAACAATGGCAGCGCTGCCGGCGTGGGAGAATAGTAGAGGACTGCTGAGAGTAGTCCAGGTCCCCGGGTGCGGTCGAAGGGATCTGGTTCGATGTGTTCGGGAGTATAGTTGGCTGCTTCGATTCCACGGGAGACGGCACGAGAGAGAGGTTCCGCATCGCAGTAGACTGAGCCGTGGAATTTGACCCACGCGTCGCAGGGAACGTCTTCTTCATtggcggagaaggcggcggcgataCGGGGGGCAGCTGTATGCAGCGATagggcgagctggaacGTGTCCCTCTCCCCAGTTAGGAGGGCATGCGTGTCCAGTAACGAGGTGGCGCGGTCTAGCGTCTCCTGCGGGGTTAGAGTCAAGGGAGCGAGGTGGAAGGAGAGCAGGTGGAGGATGTCGAAGTAGGATGATGGGGACTCGTCGTATGCCACTTCGCTACCATTAGCTTCGTTGGGAGAGGACCAACAGGAtctcaaggaggagaggaggcgtgGGCCAGGCCGTCTCGACTGACACGCTCAACGGCGGAGCAGCGAGGACCGTgaccgcggcgaggagTGCCGCTAGCCATCTCATGTTGTGCTGAGCAGATGAGCCTTGCTTAGATGTCTGAACAGGGAGGTATCGGTTCAAGGTGACGTGCTGAGGTTTCGACACGTGGAGGTGTGGAGCCCCAGCATTTCAACGGCACAATCTCCAGAG
Coding sequences within it:
- the KRE5 gene encoding uncharacterized protein (UDP-glucose:Glycoprotein Glucosyltransferase), with amino-acid sequence MRWLAALLAAVTVLAAPPLSVSVETAWPTPPLLLEILEVAYDESPSSYFDILHLLSFHLAPLTLTPQETLDRATSLLDTHALLTGERDTFQLALSLHTAAPRIAAAFSANEEDVPCDAWVKFHGSVYCDAEPLSRAVSRGIEAANYTPEHIEPDPFDRTRGPGLLSAVLYYSPTPAALPLLEVLDEFYTAHPTFSYAVRYTSQEGGERTKLSGYGVEMALKKTDYLVVDDRQTVGTGDEGMYVEKDRFESVLGKDPWSEPPLTKPEIKNIGVAATALIKAASDPMAAFVALAQDIPKYAAALARKVEVPQAIRSRVFRLGFKHPLGPALYINGRAVQDRDMNAFSLLSIVRRERHWIKSLMAIGLSPKHAYELISDPIVGEAATEVDPLEGLVDASDRPEGGGVVVFLNDLEKDITYSRWPNTVQSFLRPIHPGQLHYVRLNAWNAISVLDLASMRGAEMLASSISQLVQRNLPIHMGVVPMFDTLDGPSAQMARVFYYLADTQGSMSALQLITAIVMSNQDTKTKTVDLGVVRQLYDGMYNQAKQEGEEVLSFDEVLASPELGERLNTTKAYLERLGAMSADSATGHLFVNGIHSAMQHQWTMQLQQVISSQLVYLQESIRNDEGPTQESISTFFYDLPTTGKRRNKVILPSPDNELRAVSVLDVFEDEAAVLAKQFIYPKEATRATPLSIWIVGDLDSKDGHALLEGALRNIDREGSATRVSFVHVPNEASKNLPGPRLSTVLFQLTAKEDSSVKAGDLLDMMEEVARIRTNLVEVGEIRANADPNAPLNSFVEEGWSGPDTALAARFWETVGSQVADVLGLKGLGLLVNGRVLSVQQFTAEDFVALEAYELRKRVQPVVSLLKTYFADADMSRDHFADMVAVASSVIAAAYTPHGSEGIWIQQQPSRSRSYESIDEGEISFSVGNKDGALVRVAAVLDPVSEEAQRWSALIQWISSLDSVSTTVWLDPDIQMDDFKVKRFYRSALRTCLTFDVDGNEVLPAPTFHGLPSTPIYTLGMEVSPSWIVSPKDSPLDLDNILLSTLSSPTTVAFDLKLLVVDGHAREAASIAPRGLQLQLSTANETMSDTQVMANLGYFQFKARPGVYDFAIRPGRGREVFEIESAGADGWDSPPANVSGTKIRVDSFDGMTLYPRFLRRAGMEDADVLVGEEVAESLAGSIVSKLKSLVGLAPAPTKPASRHADINIFTVASGLLYERFASIMILSVLKHTDSTVKFWFIENFLSPTFLRFLPAFAEKYGFQYELVTYKWPHWLRAQTEKQRIIWAYKILFLDVLFPMDLDKVIFVDADQIVRTDMRALVDLDLQGHVYAYPPMGDDRTEMEGFRFWKTGYWVKELQGRPYHISALYVVDLRAFRAKAAGDRLRGTYQALSADPNSLANLDQDLPNSMQRQLPIFTLDRDWLWCQTWCSDESLATAKTIDLCQNPLTKEPKLSRARQIPEWDSYDREIAEFAATLGDGGLAANVDDLASGPGGAGAGAVGDRPDSAHEAQPAEAGQADTERPKDEL